The Thermoanaerobacterium sp. PSU-2 sequence GACTTGCATCCTCAATTCTACTTGGTCACTTACCTCGTCTGTCTCAGTTCCTAAAATATCTATAAGCGAAATCTCATTGCCTTCTTTATCAACACCTATAGGATCATGTAAAGATATTTCAGATTTTATTTTCTTTTCAGCTCGCAATGACATCAATATTTCGTTTTCAATGCATCGAGCCGCATATGTGGCCAAATGAGTTCCTTTTGAAGAATCATAAGTTAAAATCGCCTTAATAAGACCTATTGTACCTATAGATATTAAATCGTCAACATCTTTACCTGTATTGCTGTATTTTTTTACGACATGCGCCACAAGCCTCAAATTTCTTTCTATCAAAATATTCTTCGCTTCTTCATCACCGTTTTTAAAGGCTTCAAAATACTTTTTTTCTTCTTCTGCTGTAAGAGGTTGGGGAAATGAATTAGCATTTGTTAAATAGCCAAAGTTGATTATGTCTTTCACGATTGATGTTACAAGCGCTATAAGCGATGCCCACATAAAGGCCACCTCCACATTTTAAGTCACATATTAAATATATGCAACTTAAAATGTTTGGTGCAAGTCTCATTTATAGTATTTCATTATTTCTTCAGCTATTTGTTTAAATATCGGAGCCGCTTTAATTCCTCCTATATCGCCATTTTTAACAAAGACTGATATTGCATAAACAGGCTCATCATAAGGAACAAAACCAGTAAACCATGCATGATAGATGTTTT is a genomic window containing:
- the sigK gene encoding RNA polymerase sporulation sigma factor SigK, with the translated sequence MWASLIALVTSIVKDIINFGYLTNANSFPQPLTAEEEKKYFEAFKNGDEEAKNILIERNLRLVAHVVKKYSNTGKDVDDLISIGTIGLIKAILTYDSSKGTHLATYAARCIENEILMSLRAEKKIKSEISLHDPIGVDKEGNEISLIDILGTETDEVSDQVELRMQVKKLYHKLNSVLKNREKLIIELRYGLINGGAKTQREIAKMLGISRSYVSRIEKKALNKLFKEMTM